The DNA sequence TACGACCCCAAAGATTTGTACGACTTAGGCGATTTTGGACCTACCCGTTTCGGGAGCCGTGCGCAGTTGGATGGGCTCATTTCAGCATTGCAGAACAATGGCATGGAGGCGGTTGCTGATGTCGTTTACAATCACCGCGACGGCGGTGACTATGAAGACAATCCCGGTGTGCGGAATTACATCATGAACTACCCCAATGTGGGGAATACTTGCAACAATGGCGTAACCCCTTACCCCATCAACGGGAAAACCCGCTGGCGCTTGCCCCTCGGAGGGAGTTCCGGCAATAATGCCGGGGATTATTATTTTAAATTCTCTTCTGCTTCCGGAAACCCAGGGTTTCATGGGCGGGGATACAATCTTTATTTTCAGACTTCGCAGGCGGGTTGGCTAAATATGAGCGACTTGTCGGAGGTAGAACCCAACGGTGGCGGTGATTGTGGAACGCCCGATGATCAGACGACCATTACCCTGGGGCGGAACATGCTGGCCACCATCGATAATGGGGGCTGCGGCGTGGATGAATTCCTGGTGGTCTTAAATCCTGGTGATTTCAATAGTGCTGGGGACTACCTGGAGATATACGTATCCCAAAGCGGCGGGGATGGCACGGGGGTAGACATCCGCCCTTACGGGCTTTATGCGGCCCCTCGCGGCGCGGATATTATCAACGAATTGGCTCTCCAGACACGGACGGATTTTACCAACATGCCCAGTGGCCAAGGAGCCATGAACTACCTCAACTTTAAACCCAATGGCATTGATCCTACCTGCCTGGAAGGCGACTGGGATTTTCCCTACTTTTTCTTCGATGTAGATCAACGGGAAGCATCCACCCAGACGGTCTACAACGAATGGAGTGAATGGTTAATCGAAAGCGTGGGCTTTACCGGTGGCTTGAGGATGGATGCTGTCAAACACTTCGATCCCGCTATGGTGACCGATCTGCTCAATTACCTGAGCAGTCAAGGCATTGAGCCGGGAATGATCGTCGGCGAAATTTTTGACTCCAGCACCGGTGCTCTCAATGGATGGGTAAACAGCGTTAATAATGGCCTTACGGCGAATGTGGATGTGCGTGCGTTTGACTTTAGCTTGCGTTCAGCCCTCAAGGAAGCTTGCGATCGGCATTATTTCAACACTTCTTATGATGTGCGGAATGTCTTCAATGCTGGGATGGTGGCTGCTGGCGCCAGTAGTTTCAGTGCTGTAACTTTTGTCAACAACCACGATTTTAGAGATGCCAATCAACCTGTGCAGGATGATCCATTACTGGCATACGTTTACATCCTCACCAACAATAAGGTAGGCCTGCCTTGTGTGTTTTACCCCGATTTTTTTGGTGATCAACCGCCCCATTATCCTGCTACCAATATACAGGCGGAAATAACCGAACTGATGAGCCTGCACCAGGACTTCATTTTTGGGGCAAGCGAACATTACTACCTCAATCGCTTTGGTACGCCTTATGCTAGTAGCTATCTTTCTGGCAACGCCAATCAATGCCTGATCTACCAAATCATTGGTGGCCCCAGCAATGAAGATGTGGTCGTAGCCATTAATTTTGGAAACACTCCTCTGCAAGTAGACCACCAGATCAATCTGGATAATGTCCCTTATGGCGCTACTTTTGAAGACATGACCGGTAATTCTGCCTTCCCTTTTGCTATTGCAAAAAACAGCCCTGGCGGAGTGCCTAATAGTATTTACATTGATCTTCCAGCGCGTTCTTATTCTGTCTGGGTGTACAATAGTGGAATTACACCATTGCCAGCAGAGCTGTTGAGTTTTCAGGCCAAGCAAGAGGGTCTTCAAGTACACTTGGATTGGCGCACCGCTCAAGAAGAGCAGTTGAGTCATTTTCGTATCGAACGCTCTGAAGATGGCAAGTTATTTCGTCCAGTAGGCCAAGTAGCCGCAGTGGGCAATAGCCAGGAAGAGCAGTCCTACAGCTTTCTGGATCGACAGCTTTCTCGTATCAGGGGAGAATATCTGTACTACCGTCTGGCGATGGTGGATGTTGATGGTTCCGAAGAAATTTCTCCCGTTCGGGAAATTCATCTGCCATTTAACCAAATTCAGGTTTGGCCCAATCCTGTGGACAATGAATTGCACCTTACAACGCAGCAAGCCATTGATCAGATAATGGTCTTAAACGCTCATGGACAATTGCAGTATCGACAATCGGCAAATGGTCGCCAATGCCAGCTGTTTACCAATGATTGGGAAAGTGGGGTCTATCAATTATTGATCATCCTGTCCAACGGTGAACAACTCCATCATCGTTTTGTGAAACTATAGAGGTCAGGGAGAAATCCATGAATTCCCTTGGTTTAGGAAAAAATGAATTCAGTGACCTGTCATTGTTTTTATAGCATTTCTTTTGTTTAAAGGCTTGCTATAAATGAATTGTAAATACTAAAAACACCGCGATGTTACTTTCTAAAAAAGCATGGCATCTTCTCCTCCTTTTGCCATGGACTTCAACAGTTTTATTTGCTCAGATTGACGATTTTTTTGTCCGTGACTCTATTGAGATTGAACAGGGGATTTCAGGAACCACTAATTTTGAACCGCTTACCCGTGTGATCAATGAGAGCTTTGATGCGAATAACCGCCCGCTAAGTACGGTTATTTACCGCTACCTGTCGGCCAATGAAGTTGCACCTTCCAAGCGGCAGACCTTTGAATACGATGAGGATGGCAACATCACTTTTTTCTTTCTCGAGGAATGGTCAGAGAGCGAGGAAAACTGGCTGCCGATAAAACAAGAAAATAGCACCTATGAGAATGGCCGCTTAGCGGTCCTACTGAGAAGGATACCGGTAGGCGGAGAGCTGCAAAATTATCGTCAGTGGACCTATCAATATACTCCCACCGGCTTTGAAGCTGAAAAGCTGCTACAAGATTGGAATCCCGCCACTCAGCTGTGGGATAATGTCAGCAGGAAAACCACTGCCTATAATGCCGAAGGAAGAATTATTCAACAACGCTTGGAGCGATTTGTCGGCGGAGAATGGCGAAACAGACGACAAAGGGTATGGAGCTGGGATGCGGGGCAGCTTCAGCCTTCGCAAACCCTTTCGCAAGTTTGGTCCGCAGCGGAGGGCGTTTGGGTGAATGATACCCGTAAAAATTACAGCATGACGGCCAACGGCGTCTGGTCTGGATCGGTTATTCAAGCGTGGAACGTAGTGACCGAGGAGTGGGACAATGACATCAGAGAAGTTTTTAACATCGATATCGACAACAACACCACCAGCTACGTGCTCGAGCAGTGGGATAACGGATGGCAGTCTGATTTAAGAAGCCAGTACAATTATTCTACTAATGAGAATACAGCTTTATTACAGCGTTGGAATACCGATAATCTGGCGCACGAGAATTTTCTGCGCTACCGTTCTTTGTTCAATACCGATCGCTTGCCGGTTCAGCGCACTGGCATGCAAGCTTGGAATGCTGATGCTGCAAGTTGGCAAAACGAAAACTATACCCGGCGTGTCAATTACTTCTGGCGGGCAAGCGATCCGTCGACTACCACTGAGTTAGCAGACAATCAGTGTATTATTCCTAATCCCTACTGGAGCGGTACTACCATCAGTTGTGAGCTTAGCACCCAGGACTATCCGTTGAGTTTTGAAGTGTATAACCTGTATGGTCAATTG is a window from the Lewinella sp. LCG006 genome containing:
- a CDS encoding alpha-amylase family glycosyl hydrolase, encoding MRVLIVLVVALCGYGLNAQDFMLQGWYWDYPSANCGGLNTKWAVNLQTQASTLGNAGFTYVWLPPPAKGGSECSVGYDPKDLYDLGDFGPTRFGSRAQLDGLISALQNNGMEAVADVVYNHRDGGDYEDNPGVRNYIMNYPNVGNTCNNGVTPYPINGKTRWRLPLGGSSGNNAGDYYFKFSSASGNPGFHGRGYNLYFQTSQAGWLNMSDLSEVEPNGGGDCGTPDDQTTITLGRNMLATIDNGGCGVDEFLVVLNPGDFNSAGDYLEIYVSQSGGDGTGVDIRPYGLYAAPRGADIINELALQTRTDFTNMPSGQGAMNYLNFKPNGIDPTCLEGDWDFPYFFFDVDQREASTQTVYNEWSEWLIESVGFTGGLRMDAVKHFDPAMVTDLLNYLSSQGIEPGMIVGEIFDSSTGALNGWVNSVNNGLTANVDVRAFDFSLRSALKEACDRHYFNTSYDVRNVFNAGMVAAGASSFSAVTFVNNHDFRDANQPVQDDPLLAYVYILTNNKVGLPCVFYPDFFGDQPPHYPATNIQAEITELMSLHQDFIFGASEHYYLNRFGTPYASSYLSGNANQCLIYQIIGGPSNEDVVVAINFGNTPLQVDHQINLDNVPYGATFEDMTGNSAFPFAIAKNSPGGVPNSIYIDLPARSYSVWVYNSGITPLPAELLSFQAKQEGLQVHLDWRTAQEEQLSHFRIERSEDGKLFRPVGQVAAVGNSQEEQSYSFLDRQLSRIRGEYLYYRLAMVDVDGSEEISPVREIHLPFNQIQVWPNPVDNELHLTTQQAIDQIMVLNAHGQLQYRQSANGRQCQLFTNDWESGVYQLLIILSNGEQLHHRFVKL
- a CDS encoding T9SS type A sorting domain-containing protein; this encodes MLLSKKAWHLLLLLPWTSTVLFAQIDDFFVRDSIEIEQGISGTTNFEPLTRVINESFDANNRPLSTVIYRYLSANEVAPSKRQTFEYDEDGNITFFFLEEWSESEENWLPIKQENSTYENGRLAVLLRRIPVGGELQNYRQWTYQYTPTGFEAEKLLQDWNPATQLWDNVSRKTTAYNAEGRIIQQRLERFVGGEWRNRRQRVWSWDAGQLQPSQTLSQVWSAAEGVWVNDTRKNYSMTANGVWSGSVIQAWNVVTEEWDNDIREVFNIDIDNNTTSYVLEQWDNGWQSDLRSQYNYSTNENTALLQRWNTDNLAHENFLRYRSLFNTDRLPVQRTGMQAWNADAASWQNENYTRRVNYFWRASDPSTTTELADNQCIIPNPYWSGTTISCELSTQDYPLSFEVYNLYGQLLLQKPVNSQSFTAETSSLPGGLYIFKLSDNRRVYQVQKVVVAN